The Janthinobacterium lividum genome has a window encoding:
- a CDS encoding DUF748 domain-containing protein, translated as MNTIDKKSVQTKTFRWKRWQRWAVGTGCALAAYSAAGFWLVPYVIKNQLPKFAEKELARQASIADVRFNPFTLRLEADQIAFKETAGADGKSGAPLLSIGALAVQLEWKSIVRRAWSLAEIRITAPQTHLTITPDGKFNLAEVLATWQRNHPEKSDGDMPRLVIAHFALEQGKVDWQDQKAGYADNFTPINFTLDNISTLPDANGSYSLSADAARGGKLHWRGTASLSPIRGEGELILNDASLPGLAAYLKAYTRATVTSGKLSARLPYAFSYADGKLEATVKGAGLALRDLALVRDGKGDAFTSLNTLGIAGVNLDLARQSATVDKVNLYGGKVAVRRDSKGEIDVANLMLPGNPTPAASPAAPAKPGKWKVDVKQLALANVDVSAIDETVSPALQLSATQLQLNLQLALQQAQAGTSIILDGASFALADLAMQRGAQTPFKLDQLGFTDGKIDLAAHTVHLGTVTASGAQIDLARNRQGEFAIAQKLPVFASSKADTAKDAPSAPWSTTVDKVELSKFGARFDDAGTGIKGNLQDARLSLHNVSNDMKQALPFELGVGLREGGLLTANGKFVPGTGAVDAQLNLKQLTLAPVQPLLAQHLKLKLASGSLSGSGRLTTGGGAPKAPKVRYEGGVEIAGLVLNETDGKRFASWKSVRADKLTASVGPDFVDIPELRVVEPNAQLIIENDRSLNAQRLLVKQPEPAQAPVGASAPAATAAPDAAFPVRVRRVRLQNAKLDFADLSLRPQFAAKIYELNGVVTGLSTKRDARSQIELDGRIDEFGLARVRGQLNPFAPTDNTDLNVVFKNVDMVSASPYTMKFAGYKVAEGKISLDLQYKVRNRQLDGTNQIVLDKLTLGERIDSPDALKLPLELALAILKDSDGRIDLGLPVSGDMNDPQFSYGALIWKAVGNVLTKIVMAPFRALGNLLGISADKLESIDFDAGSAVLLPPEREKLKQVAQILAKREQLKLAVPGQYSDTDAAALRAQAVRRAVAAKADIKLEAGEEPGPLNLGERKIRGALRDLYGERFGKAELDKQKKAAESASPAAAAASAAASAPAVAKIPVFQRLGKLIEGEPQVADTGAFYTGLREQLEAKQPLPADALSKLGTQRSAAIVAALQQDGTLAARVSAGAPEKTEAAPGKLVGLKLGLAAQ; from the coding sequence GTGAACACAATCGACAAAAAAAGCGTGCAGACGAAAACATTTCGCTGGAAACGCTGGCAGCGCTGGGCCGTTGGCACAGGCTGCGCCCTGGCCGCCTACAGCGCGGCCGGCTTCTGGCTGGTGCCCTACGTCATCAAAAATCAGCTACCCAAATTTGCCGAGAAAGAACTCGCGCGTCAAGCCAGCATCGCCGACGTGCGCTTCAACCCGTTTACCTTGCGCCTGGAAGCGGACCAGATCGCTTTCAAGGAAACGGCCGGCGCAGATGGCAAGAGCGGTGCGCCGCTGCTGTCGATTGGCGCCCTGGCCGTGCAATTGGAATGGAAATCCATCGTGCGCCGCGCCTGGAGCCTGGCGGAAATCCGCATCACGGCGCCACAGACGCATTTGACCATCACGCCGGACGGCAAGTTCAACCTGGCCGAAGTGCTGGCCACCTGGCAACGCAATCACCCAGAAAAGAGCGACGGCGACATGCCGCGCCTCGTCATCGCCCACTTTGCGCTGGAACAAGGCAAGGTGGATTGGCAAGACCAGAAGGCGGGCTATGCAGACAACTTCACGCCGATCAACTTCACGCTCGACAATATCTCCACCCTGCCCGACGCCAACGGCAGCTACAGCCTCAGCGCCGACGCGGCGCGCGGCGGCAAGCTGCACTGGCGCGGTACTGCCTCGCTCAGCCCGATTCGTGGCGAAGGCGAACTGATACTGAACGACGCTTCCCTGCCCGGTCTGGCCGCGTATTTGAAAGCCTATACGCGCGCCACGGTGACGAGCGGCAAGCTGTCGGCGCGCCTGCCCTACGCCTTTTCCTATGCGGACGGCAAGCTGGAAGCGACGGTCAAAGGCGCAGGCCTGGCCTTGCGCGACTTGGCGCTGGTGCGCGACGGAAAAGGAGACGCATTTACATCGTTGAACACCTTGGGCATTGCCGGCGTGAACCTGGACCTGGCGCGCCAGAGCGCCACGGTGGATAAGGTCAATCTGTACGGCGGCAAGGTGGCCGTGCGGCGCGATAGCAAGGGCGAGATCGACGTGGCGAACCTGATGCTGCCGGGCAATCCCACACCTGCAGCATCGCCAGCTGCACCAGCCAAGCCTGGCAAGTGGAAGGTGGACGTGAAACAACTGGCCTTGGCCAATGTGGACGTGTCCGCCATCGATGAAACCGTCTCGCCTGCTTTGCAGCTGAGCGCCACGCAGCTGCAGCTGAACCTGCAACTGGCCTTGCAGCAGGCGCAGGCGGGAACCAGCATTATTCTCGACGGCGCCAGTTTTGCGCTGGCCGATCTGGCCATGCAACGGGGCGCGCAAACCCCGTTCAAGCTGGACCAATTGGGATTTACAGACGGCAAGATCGACCTGGCGGCGCATACCGTACACCTGGGCACCGTGACGGCCAGCGGCGCGCAGATCGACCTGGCGCGCAACCGCCAGGGGGAATTTGCGATTGCGCAAAAGCTGCCCGTGTTTGCCTCCAGCAAGGCCGACACGGCCAAGGATGCACCGTCCGCGCCGTGGTCTACCACGGTAGACAAGGTGGAACTGAGCAAGTTCGGCGCCCGTTTCGACGATGCGGGCACTGGCATCAAGGGCAACTTGCAAGATGCCCGCCTGTCCCTGCACAACGTCAGCAACGATATGAAGCAGGCGCTGCCGTTCGAGCTGGGCGTGGGCTTGCGCGAAGGCGGCTTGCTCACGGCCAATGGCAAGTTCGTGCCAGGCACGGGCGCCGTCGATGCGCAATTGAATTTGAAACAGCTGACCCTGGCGCCCGTGCAACCCTTGCTGGCGCAGCATCTGAAACTGAAACTGGCAAGCGGATCGCTCTCCGGCAGCGGCCGCCTGACGACGGGCGGCGGCGCGCCGAAAGCGCCAAAAGTACGCTATGAGGGCGGCGTGGAAATCGCCGGCCTGGTGCTCAATGAAACGGATGGCAAACGCTTCGCCTCGTGGAAAAGCGTGCGCGCCGACAAGCTGACAGCCAGCGTGGGCCCCGATTTTGTCGACATCCCCGAGCTGCGCGTGGTGGAACCGAATGCCCAGCTGATCATCGAAAACGACCGCAGCCTGAACGCGCAGCGCTTGCTGGTAAAACAGCCTGAGCCGGCGCAAGCGCCAGTGGGGGCCAGCGCGCCCGCCGCTACTGCAGCACCGGATGCCGCCTTCCCCGTGCGCGTGCGCCGCGTGCGCCTGCAAAACGCCAAGCTGGACTTTGCCGACCTCAGCTTGCGGCCCCAGTTCGCCGCCAAGATTTATGAACTCAATGGCGTCGTCACGGGCCTGTCGACCAAGCGCGATGCGCGCAGCCAGATCGAACTCGATGGCCGCATCGACGAATTCGGCCTGGCCCGCGTGCGTGGCCAGCTGAACCCGTTCGCCCCGACGGACAACACGGACTTGAACGTGGTCTTCAAGAACGTCGACATGGTCTCCGCCTCGCCGTACACGATGAAGTTCGCCGGCTACAAAGTGGCCGAAGGCAAGATTTCGCTGGACTTGCAATACAAGGTGCGCAACCGCCAGCTCGACGGCACCAACCAGATCGTGCTCGACAAGCTGACCCTGGGCGAGCGCATCGACAGTCCGGACGCCCTGAAACTGCCGCTTGAACTGGCGCTGGCCATCCTCAAGGATAGCGACGGGCGCATCGACCTCGGCTTGCCCGTGTCGGGCGACATGAACGACCCGCAATTCAGCTATGGCGCCCTGATCTGGAAAGCCGTGGGCAATGTGCTGACGAAAATTGTCATGGCGCCGTTCCGCGCGCTGGGCAACTTGCTGGGCATCAGCGCCGACAAGCTCGAATCCATCGACTTCGATGCGGGCAGCGCCGTGCTGCTGCCGCCCGAACGGGAAAAGCTCAAGCAAGTGGCGCAAATCCTGGCCAAGCGCGAACAGCTGAAGCTGGCCGTGCCGGGCCAGTACAGCGACACGGATGCGGCCGCCCTGCGCGCCCAGGCCGTGCGCCGCGCCGTCGCCGCCAAGGCTGACATCAAGCTCGAAGCGGGAGAAGAACCGGGACCGTTGAACCTGGGCGAACGCAAGATACGGGGCGCCCTGCGCGACCTGTACGGCGAACGCTTCGGCAAGGCCGAGCTGGACAAGCAGAAGAAGGCGGCGGAGTCGGCCAGTCCCGCGGCAGCGGCCGCATCAGCTGCCGCCTCCGCTCCGGCGGTGGCAAAAATCCCCGTCTTCCAGCGCCTGGGCAAGCTGATCGAGGGAGAGCCGCAAGTGGCCGACACGGGCGCGTTTTATACAGGCTTGCGCGAGCAGCTGGAAGCCAAACAGCCGCTGCCCGCCGACGCATTGAGCAAGCTGGGTACCCAGCGCAGCGCGGCCATCGTGGCGGCCCTGCAGCAGGACGGCACGCTGGCGGCCAGGGTCAGCGCGGGCGCGCCGGAAAAAACGGAGGCTGCGCCGGGCAAGCTGGTGGGACTGAAGCTGGGCTTGGCGGCGCAATAA